In one window of Lepidochelys kempii isolate rLepKem1 chromosome 27, rLepKem1.hap2, whole genome shotgun sequence DNA:
- the PSMB3 gene encoding proteasome subunit beta type-3: protein MSIMSYNGGAVMAMKGKNCVAIASDRRFGIQAQMVTTDFQKIFPMGDRLYIGLAGLATDVQTVAQRLKFRLNLYELKEGRQIKPQTLMSMVANLLYEKRFGPYYTEPVIAGLDPITYEPFICSLDLIGCPMITDDFVVSGTCSEQMYGMCESLWEPDMEPDHLFETISQAMLNAVDRDAVSGMGVVVHIIEKDKITTRTLKARMD, encoded by the exons ATG tcTATTATGTCCTATAATGGAGGGGCTGTAATGGCCATGAAGGGGAAAAACTGTGTGGCCATTGCATCGGACAGACGGTTTGGAATTCAGGCTCAGATGGTGACCACAGACTTTCAGAAGATTTTCCCTATGGGAGATAGACTATATATCgggctggctgggcttgccaCAGATGTGCAGACAGT TGCCCAGCGGCTGAAGTTCAGGCTGAATCTCTATGAACTGAAGGAAGGCAGACAGATCAAGCCCCAAACTCTCATGAGTATGGTGGCCAACCTACTCTATGAGAAACG GTTTGGACCCTATTACACAGAGCCAGTTATTGCTGGACTGGACCCCATAACTTATGAACCTTTCATCTGCTCTTTGGACCTGATTGGTTGTCCCATGATAACAGATGACTTTGTTGTCAGTGGCACCTGCTCAGAGCAGATGTATGGCATGTGTGAGTCTCTCTGGGAGCCTGACATG GAGCCAGACCACCTCTTTGAAACGATCTCGCAGGCTATGCTGAATGCAGTGGACAGAGATGCTGTGTCTGGCATGGGTGTGGTAGTCCATATAAT TGAAAAAGACAAGATCACCACCAGGACACTG